The genomic region GTTCAACGAGCCCGTCATCGGCCCGGACAATGACCAGATAACCCGCCAGGCCTTCCGGGTTCGCCGCGAAGGAGGGGACTGGGAAACACCTGCAGGGCTCGAGGTGGTCAGGTCCGGTGATGGCAATTCGGTCTGGGAGGTGCTCCTCCGTCTGGCAGAGCCCGCCCTTGGAGCAAATGACTTTTTTGCCGGCAGGATCGCCCCCAGTGGGACTCCAGAGCACCCGATCCGGGACCGCTCGGGGAACGCCATGCCCCAGGAGGATACGAGGCGCCTGAGTGATCTGCTCCTGGGCGTGGTGGAGCCCCTGTGGGCAACCGATTCTCTGGGGATAAACGACGCGGGCCAGGGAGGCTTTCGCACCCTTCGGGAGTTCGATGGCCACCAGGAACTCTCCCGCACGGATATCACCCTCCAGGCCAGGCTCCATACCGAGCCCCCCTACGAGGGAATCCCCCTGCGGCTGATTGTCGACGCCGATGTTCCCTCGTCCCGCAAGTGGGGCCCTGAAGGGGCGACGGGCCGGTTCTGGATGCCCGAGCTCCTGCCCGGCCTGATCGATCCCGGTGTTGAGGGGGGTGTCCCGCCCCACTCGGGAGCGATGGAGATCGTCCCCTACGACGTGGACGGTGGCTTGCGGACCTTCCGCATTCCCGGTTCATCGGGACCGGTCTCGTCGGGCCAGGAGCTGGAGTTTCTCTTCCGGGCAGGGGGAGTCGGTGCGGCGCGCCTTCTGAACCCCGAGGATCTGCTCTCGCTTGCGCCCTGGCGGATCGCCCTGGGCACGGGTTTTATCGCCCAGCGCGCCAACGTGACAATTCTGAATAACGTGATCTATCCCGAAGCGGGGGAAAGCACCGTCCTGGTCTACGAGCTCTCACGACCGGGGATGGTAACGGTCCAGGTCTTCTCCCTGGACGGAAGCCTCATCCGGACGCTCCAGCGCGGCCGTCAGGGCCGGGGAACCTTCCGTCTTGCCTGGGACGGACGAAACAACAGCAACCAGATCGTGGCCCGGGGAATATACTTTATCCGTGTGGTTGCTCCCGGGGTCGACGAGTACCGGAAGGTCCTGATCGCGAAGTGATGGCGCGGCGCGTGCACGTCGCCCGCCGTCGGTGCCGAAGTTGGGCGTCCGGTTATTTGGGCGACCAGAAAAGTTCAGGAGCCGCCACCAGCACCGATCCCGCGTCCAGGTAGCGTGGATCGCCGGAGTCACCGGGCTCCACCACCAGAAAAAAGGCAGTCTCCCCGGGCGGTGCCGGGAAGGGCACCTTCACTCCCGAAAAGGTCCATTCGAGCCGTTGCCACCCGGCGGCATCGTTCACGGGCAGAACCTTCCTCGTGGCCGTTCCTGCAGGGAGAATCTCGGCCGATCCGGCCTGGACGATTCCCGCCGAGATGAATCGGGCGGGGAACCGGTTTCTTCCCTCCTCGGGATCGTTCACGGTGGGGTCATTTCTCACGTGCAGACGAAACCGGTAGGTCCCCCCTCCCGTGAGATCGGGGCGCCCCTCCTGGACGTAGGGCACGGCCAGGACCAGATAGTGGGGCTGCTCCCGGACAAAGCGGATGTTGTCAAAGACTCCCTGGATCTGGTCCTGATCCAGCGAGGTTGTCACCGAGTTGAAGGAGAAGAACAAGGGAGTCCCCTCGATGCGGTTCAGGGTATTGGGGTTCTCCGGTCGGGCCGGGAGCTTTCCGTCGTCCTCGGTGAGGGAGGTTCCCGGAAAGGAGTAGATCAGATTATCGCCGGGGGTTTGGGGCTGGAGAAGCCACTTTTGAAGGTGATCATCGGTGTCAACGTTGTTATTCAGCTCCAGCCGGAACTGATCGTTCTTCAGGCGGTAATCCAGGTGAAAGGCGTAGGATACAGCCTCCCCTTGGGGAACGTCTTGAGGAAATCCGTCTGTCAGGGCTTCTTCCAGATTTGCGGCGTAGCGGGCGGCGGCTCCGGCGAAGTCCAGCCCCAGCGACCGCTCGCCCCCGATGGGGTCCAGATCAATCCGGTTCGGCCCCTCCTCCAGGGAGGGGTTCGCTTCCGGAGCAGTCGTCGCGCTCCACCAGTTGCCGCCGGGCAAGCCGGGCAAACTGTCGTCTTCAAAATCACCGTTCCGAAAAAGGTTGGGAATCTCCAGGCGGTACACCGCCTCGCCGGGGAAGTCCGGTGGCGGATCGACCCCACCCGGATCACCCGGATCGGGGAGCCTCTCCCAGCGGAGGAAATCCACCGTGCCCCCTGTAGCCTCGGTGAGGCCGGGCATGGGAAACCAGGGCTGGCCTGTGACGAGGTTCTCACCGCCAAAGGTCTGACCTCCCAGCAGATTAACGCCGGTGTAGTCGCTCCAGTCCGTACCCGTGGTGTCCCAGGGGCACGAAGAGAGCAGGAACAACAGCGCCCCCGCCGCACCGAGCGCGGCCAGGGAGGCACAGGAACATCGCCGATACATCACACTAGATAATATATCGGCAAAGAAAGAAAAAATCTAACGGTCTTAACTAGACTGTCTTAACTGGCCTGTCGCAGCGGCCGGGCAGCCTGGGGACGTCCCGGGCGGGACCGGGAACCCTGGGGCTTGCGGAAGTTTCTGCCGCCCCTGTTTCCGCCGCCTTGTCCGGGCCCGCGAGACGGGCGATCCCGGCGGGTCGCTGCCGTGGCAATGGAGGTGGAGTGAAAGGGATGATCGGCAAAAACGGGAATCGCCTTTTTCAGCGCCCGTTGAATCAGGGAAAGACAGTTCAGCTCCGTCTCGTCGCAGAGCGAGAGAGCGATCCCCGATTTTCCCGCCCGGGCGGTGCGGCCGATACGGTGAACGTAGCTCTCGGACTCGTTGGGCAGCTCGTAGTTGATCACGTGGTCGATATCCTTCACGTCGATACCCCGGGATGCCACGTCGGTGGCTACCAGCACCTGGACCCGCCCCCGATCAAAGTTTGCCAGTGCCCTGGACCGGGCGTTCTGGCTCTTGTCGCCGTGGATATCATCCGAGGGGATCCCGCTCTTGGAGAGGTGCTTCGCCAGGTCCCGGGCCCGGTGCTTTGTCCGGGTAAAGACCAGGGCGCGGAAGCAGCCCCCCTCGGTGAGGATCATCTTCAGGGCGTCCTTTTTCTCCTCGCGGGAGACAAAGAGCACCTTCTGGTCGATGTCGGGATCGCTGGAGCGGTCCGATTCAACGCTGATCCGTATCGGATCGTGCAGAAGCTGGTCTGCCAGCTGGGCAACCGGGCCGGGAACGGTGGCAGAGAAAAAGAGGGCCTGCCGCTTTTCGGGAAGCTCCTGGATAATCCGTTTCACATCGGGGATAAATCCCATATCGAGCATGCGGTCTGCTTCGTCCAGGACGATCATCTGAATGTCTTTCAGGGTGATGAATCCGCCACCCATAAGATCCAGAAGGCGTCCCGGGGTTGCCACCGCGATATCCACACCCCGCCGGAGGGCGCTGATTTGAGCAGATTTGCTTACGCCTCCGTAGATCACGGCTGTGCTCATGCGCAGGGGGCGGCCAAAGGTGGTAAGCACCGTGGCAATTTGTCCCGCCAGTTCCCGGGTGGGCACCAGGATGAGAGCCCGGGGAGCTCCCCGGCGGGGTCTGGTCTGTTCTTCAGCAAGCTGACTCAGCAGGGGCAACGCGAAGGCTGCTGTCTTTCCGCTACCGGTCTGGGCCGAGGCAAGAATGTCGCGTCCCTCAAGTACGGGAGGAATGGCCTGGGCCTGGATGGGGGTAGGGGTGAGAAATTGGTTCGCCTGGAGTGTTTTCTCCAGTCCGCTCTGCAGACCGAGTTCGAGAAATGATTTCTGGTTCAAAAGTGTGTCCTTTCGCTCACGGTCTCCTTGCGCTGAGGCCCTCGGTATTGCATGTACCGGGGCGCAACGATGGAGCCGGGCCGAGTAATAATGTGAGAAGATGTGGACTGCGCTACGCTTCGCCTGTGATGTGACGGGAAGCCGGTAAACAGGACAACTGATCGCGCCGCTTCAAAGCGACGGGGTTGTATCGTACAGGGAGTCGACACAATCTCACCATCGGGCGCGGAGGGATCTCTTCGTTAAACTGGAACCAACAATACCGGAATCGATTCTTCTCGTCAAGACCCCGGCATCGGACCCGCCAGTGGTCCCGGCATCAGAGCACATCAGAGCAACCGTGACCCCGGCATCAGAGCAACCGTGGCCCCGGCGTCAGACCCACCAGTGGCTCTGGCATCAGACCCACCAGTGGCCCTTCGGGGAGTCCTGGTGTCGGCTGTACCCGTGGAGTATCTCCGGGTTATACTCCGGGTATAGTAATGGAGACCATCCGGGAGGTATCTGATTATCATGAAAATGAACGTCTTTAAGGGAAAAGAGACCCAAAGCAGAAAAGAGGCGGCCGATTTTCTGAGACAAATCGCCGAGCGGATCGAGGCCGGACGGATTGTTCTCGGCAGCGGCACTCAGGAAGCGTCCCTGGACATTCCCGAGACGGTGAAACTCGAGGTGGAGATCGATCAAAAGCGGAAAGACTCCCGGGGCCTCAGGCACAAACTGGAGCTTGAACTCACCTGGTACGAGGGAGATACTTCACATCAAGGGGTAGAAATCCGCTAGCCCCTTGATTGTGCCGAGGCGGTGAATAATACTCGAGGGGAGCGCTTTCGGGAGAGCCTTTTCGCGAGTGTCTGTACGCAAAGACCTGCTCTGTGGTACCTTGCGTATATTTTTATTCTCAGGAAGTAACGGACGTTATGGACCATCCCCTACGAAGTTATGATATCAGGCAGAGTAACGAGAAGCTTGTTCTGAAGATGCTCTTTGACCACGCCTCGATCTCCCAGTCCCACATTGTGCACCAGACGGGGCTCAAGGCCCCCACGGTGTACCGCATCTTCTCAAAACTGGAGAAAGCCGGCTTTATTGAACCCTGCCGAAACGAAGATGTCCCCGAGGACATGATCCCCCCCGAACGCAAAGGGCGGCGCCCCAGTTTCTACCGCGTTGTCTCCAGCAGCGCCTATGCCCTGGGGGTCGATTTCTCCAGCCTCGGCGTGGCGGTGATCCTCGTGGATTTTCGCAACAACGTGATCTTCCGGGAAAACCAGGAGTTCGCGGCAGGGCCGGATCGGGGGCAGATTCTCACGGTGATCGAAAAGATGATTCGCCGGGCTCTGGATAAAACCGGAATCGCCACGGAAGCCATCCTCGGGATCGCTCTGGCTGCCCCGGGAGTGGTCAACACCGAGGAGGGCTTTGTCCAGGAGTACCCCAGGATAACCGATCTGGAAAGATTCCCTCTACGGGAGCACTTCGGCGCAATTTTCGGTGTGCCCGTCTTTGTTCACAACAACGCCGCCGTTATAGCCTCAAGCGCCTTCCGTTACGGTGCTGCCCGCAATTCCGGCAGTCTGCTGGCCCTGCTGGTTCGTTCCGGCATCGGTGGAGCCTTGATCAATCAGGGGCAGATTTTTCTCAGCGGGGCTTCCACGGCTCTGGAGGTGGGGCGCACCACCCTGGAGGTGGGCTCCTGGGATGATCTGGCCAAAGACAGGCGTCCTCTGGAAGCCCGGGTTGCCGAGATCCCCCTTTTGCAGCGTCTGCAGGAGCGCTTCCCGCTCTCCAGCTGGACCGAGGCGGGGCAAGGACTCTCTCTGGAAGAGGTAGAGGATGTCTTGCAGGAGGAACAGCTCCTGTTTGGGGCTGCCCTGCGGAATATGGTGCACCTGCTGAATCCCGAGGCGTTGCTGGTCATGTCCCGGTTTCGCCTTCTCTCGGATTTCCTCGCCCGGGCCGCCGAGCGTGCCGTGCCGCACAAGAAGGTGATCTCCCTGGTCTACGATCCGGTGCAGGCCTGCTACGGTGCAACGGACATCGTCTTTCAGCAGTTTTTTCGGGTGATCCCCGGAGAATAGCGCCTCCCGAGACTCCGGGCAGCCCCGTCAGGGGCCGCCCGGAACAGCAAAGAGATCAGGCCTTTTGCTTCTTGCCCGGCAAAGGCGGAACGTCCACCTTAAAGAGCAGCGAATACATGGCCGGCACGAATCCCAGGGTGAGAATCGTCGAGAAAATCAATCCGAAGATGATAGCGATGGTCATACTCTCCCAGAGCGGACTGCCCCCGAACCACAGCGGCAGAAGCCCGAAAATCGTGGTCAGCGTGGTGAGCAGGATCGGCCGGATTCGCCGTTGCGAGGCCGTGACAATCGCCTGGTAAGGCTCCAGCCCGTTCTCGTCGATCTCGATCTTGATCCTGTCCAGCAGAACCACGGCGTTCTTGATCACGATTCCCGCCAGAGAGATAACCCCCAGGAGCGTCATGACCCCGAAGATCGACCTGGTCACGATCAACCCGAAGACAACCCCGATCAGACCGAAGGGAATCGTCAGAAGGATGATGAAGGTCTTCCGCAAGGAGTTGAACTGGAGAATCAGCAGCAACAGCATGATCAGCGCCGATATGGTGAGCTTGTCGAAGATAGCCTTGTTCGCCTCGGTGGTGGCGTCGGCCTCACCGGCGATCTCGTAGTGGTATCCCCCTGCCCAGCGTGTGCTCTCCTGGGCCAGCCACTCATCCAGATCGTTCGCAATGGCAATCGCGTTAAACCCTTCGTAGGCATCGGCTTGGATCGTCACCGTTCTGGCCAGATCCCGGCGCATGATTCGCGAGGGAGTCCACTCCAGGTTGAGGTTGGCGATCTGCTGAAGCGGCACGGACCGTCCCGTGGTGCTTGAATAGACCGAGACAGTCTCCAGCTTTGACACGTGTCCTTCGGGTGCCAGATCTGACCGCAGCGTGATGGGTATTACCTCGTCGGCACCGCGATACTCCGAGACCTGCAGACCCGTGAGCGCTGTCTGGAGCGAGATCGCCACTTCCTGACTTGTTATCCCCGCCGCCTTGGCCCGGGCCTCGTCGATATCCACAGCGAGTTGTTTTGTCCAGGGGCCCCAATCGTCGCGTACCCCGTAGATTCCCTCGATAGAGCGCATGCGATCGCGCACCAGATCGGCGTATTCGAAGATACGGTCCTGATCAGATCCGGAGATACGAACCTCCACGGCCGCATCCACGGGAGGTCCCTGCACCAGGGGTCGGGCCCGCACCCGCACCTCGGGATGATGTTTCTCGAGATAGGCGTTGGTCTGGTTTATCACCTCGGGGATATGCCGCTGGTGAGTCAGGTTCACCACCATTACAGCGTATTCCGATCGGGGTGGTTCCGGGGTAAAGGGCAGATAAAAGCGCGGCGCATCGCCTCCGATGTAGCTGTGCCAGGTTTTAACCGAATCCTCCAGGGGCCCGCCGTAGAAGGCTTCTATCTCTTCCACCAGATCGCGGGTTCGTTCAAGCCGCGTTCCTGCGGCGTATTCCATCTCCACGGTGATCACCGCCCGGTCGTTGTTGGGAAAGAACTGACGCTCCACCAGCTGGAACGCATAGAAAGCCCCCACAAGGCTCACCGTGAGAATCACGATGATCATCACCCGGTGGTGCAGGAAGAAGTGGAGAACCCCCGCGTACCACCGCTGGAAGGGGGTGTCGAACTCGTCGGCGCCCCCCTCGGGCTGGGCCTTCAGGTATCGCGCCGCCATCATGGGGGTCATGGTGAGCGCAAAAACCCAGGAGAGAAGAAGCGTAATCGTGACTCCCCAGAAGACGGGGCTTGCGTACTCACTCAGGGAGTGTTCTGCCAGAAGGGCCGGCAGAAAAGCCGCACAGACGATGAGGGAGCTGATCAGAAGGGGCGAGCCCAGCTCCTTGGCCGAGCGGATCGCTGCCTCCCGGGGCGAGAGCCCTCCCGCAGAGAGGACCATGGTGGATTCAGCGATAACGATGGAGTTGTCCACCAGCATCCCCAGGGCGATGATCAGCGAGGCCAGCGAGACCTGGTCGATCCCGATCCCGAAGAGGAGAAAGACAAAGAACGTGGTGAGCATGGTCACCGGTACCAGGGAGGTCACCACCATGCCCATGCGGAAGCCGATGCTGATCAGCATGACCGCCATGATCGTCACCATGGCCTGAATGAGGTTGATTCCGAAGTTGTTCACCCGGTCCCGGACGTGATCGGCCTGGATCGCCACAAAATCGAGGTTAATCCCGATGGGCAATTCCTGCTGGTACCGGGCCACCACCTCTTTTACGTCATCGCCCAGAATATTGATGTTCCCCCCGTCGCGGAGGCTGACGCCCACGGCAACGGCCGGTTTTCCCGTGGTGTGCACGTGGGTCTG from Alkalispirochaeta americana harbors:
- a CDS encoding efflux RND transporter permease subunit; the encoded protein is MNITKISFEKNRFTVAILLCLSVAGVISYIQAPKAEDPGFTVRTAVVVTYYPGASPQRIEQLISKPLEESIQEIPEVERVRSQSRTGVSIIYVDVSERYTDMPPIWDEVRISVDNTRRSLPEQIIGPIVNDRFGDVFGTIVTVSGEGVSYEELEEIAKELRERVIATDEVASVSLHGVQDRRVYVDYSDERLAELGITPYQLRELIRAQNIVLPGGEVFTEWERIILGPTGNFESLEELQNLLIPLPARGEVLFLQDIARVHMGYQEPAQTHVHTTGKPAVAVGVSLRDGGNINILGDDVKEVVARYQQELPIGINLDFVAIQADHVRDRVNNFGINLIQAMVTIMAVMLISIGFRMGMVVTSLVPVTMLTTFFVFLLFGIGIDQVSLASLIIALGMLVDNSIVIAESTMVLSAGGLSPREAAIRSAKELGSPLLISSLIVCAAFLPALLAEHSLSEYASPVFWGVTITLLLSWVFALTMTPMMAARYLKAQPEGGADEFDTPFQRWYAGVLHFFLHHRVMIIVILTVSLVGAFYAFQLVERQFFPNNDRAVITVEMEYAAGTRLERTRDLVEEIEAFYGGPLEDSVKTWHSYIGGDAPRFYLPFTPEPPRSEYAVMVVNLTHQRHIPEVINQTNAYLEKHHPEVRVRARPLVQGPPVDAAVEVRISGSDQDRIFEYADLVRDRMRSIEGIYGVRDDWGPWTKQLAVDIDEARAKAAGITSQEVAISLQTALTGLQVSEYRGADEVIPITLRSDLAPEGHVSKLETVSVYSSTTGRSVPLQQIANLNLEWTPSRIMRRDLARTVTIQADAYEGFNAIAIANDLDEWLAQESTRWAGGYHYEIAGEADATTEANKAIFDKLTISALIMLLLLILQFNSLRKTFIILLTIPFGLIGVVFGLIVTRSIFGVMTLLGVISLAGIVIKNAVVLLDRIKIEIDENGLEPYQAIVTASQRRIRPILLTTLTTIFGLLPLWFGGSPLWESMTIAIIFGLIFSTILTLGFVPAMYSLLFKVDVPPLPGKKQKA
- a CDS encoding DEAD/DEAH box helicase codes for the protein MNQKSFLELGLQSGLEKTLQANQFLTPTPIQAQAIPPVLEGRDILASAQTGSGKTAAFALPLLSQLAEEQTRPRRGAPRALILVPTRELAGQIATVLTTFGRPLRMSTAVIYGGVSKSAQISALRRGVDIAVATPGRLLDLMGGGFITLKDIQMIVLDEADRMLDMGFIPDVKRIIQELPEKRQALFFSATVPGPVAQLADQLLHDPIRISVESDRSSDPDIDQKVLFVSREEKKDALKMILTEGGCFRALVFTRTKHRARDLAKHLSKSGIPSDDIHGDKSQNARSRALANFDRGRVQVLVATDVASRGIDVKDIDHVINYELPNESESYVHRIGRTARAGKSGIALSLCDETELNCLSLIQRALKKAIPVFADHPFHSTSIATAATRRDRPSRGPGQGGGNRGGRNFRKPQGSRSRPGRPQAARPLRQAS
- a CDS encoding amphi-Trp domain-containing protein; protein product: MKMNVFKGKETQSRKEAADFLRQIAERIEAGRIVLGSGTQEASLDIPETVKLEVEIDQKRKDSRGLRHKLELELTWYEGDTSHQGVEIR
- a CDS encoding ROK family transcriptional regulator, with product MDHPLRSYDIRQSNEKLVLKMLFDHASISQSHIVHQTGLKAPTVYRIFSKLEKAGFIEPCRNEDVPEDMIPPERKGRRPSFYRVVSSSAYALGVDFSSLGVAVILVDFRNNVIFRENQEFAAGPDRGQILTVIEKMIRRALDKTGIATEAILGIALAAPGVVNTEEGFVQEYPRITDLERFPLREHFGAIFGVPVFVHNNAAVIASSAFRYGAARNSGSLLALLVRSGIGGALINQGQIFLSGASTALEVGRTTLEVGSWDDLAKDRRPLEARVAEIPLLQRLQERFPLSSWTEAGQGLSLEEVEDVLQEEQLLFGAALRNMVHLLNPEALLVMSRFRLLSDFLARAAERAVPHKKVISLVYDPVQACYGATDIVFQQFFRVIPGE